From Actinopolyspora lacussalsi, a single genomic window includes:
- a CDS encoding cyclopropane-fatty-acyl-phospholipid synthase (product_source=KO:K00574; cath_funfam=3.40.50.150; cog=COG2230; ko=KO:K00574; pfam=PF02353; superfamily=53335) — protein MADGIADLVERVLGVEPPLGISAWDGSGHGPPGNPRVLLRGRRALRHLLYRPGELGLARAFVTGDLDVRGDLTEALRRCRALARREGVTVPRFGPGHLWGLLRDAAVLGALGPRPDPPGSEARPTGRLHSRRRDSQVIAHHYDLGNEFYGLLLDPRMAYSCGYWPDDGTERTLAAAQEAKLDLICRKLGLDSGTRLLDVGCGWGSLLLYAAEHYGVSATGVTLSAQQADHVRRRAHELGLAELVEVRRCDYRELAVPDSGDYDAVASVEMGEHVGSTNYPDFVATLHRMLRPGGRLLLQQMSRGDSAPGGGAFIESYIAPDMNMVPIGTTLWKLERAGFEVRDVQAMREHYVYTVRAWLRTLLDRWDEVIALAGTEQARVWWLYLAGGGLAFEENRMGVHQILGVRPREDGSIDDGTLALSEVRR, from the coding sequence GTGGCGGACGGTATCGCCGACCTGGTGGAGCGGGTGCTCGGCGTCGAGCCCCCGCTGGGGATCAGCGCCTGGGACGGCAGCGGTCACGGACCGCCCGGAAACCCGCGCGTGCTGCTCCGCGGTCGGCGCGCGTTGCGCCACCTGCTCTACCGCCCCGGGGAACTGGGACTGGCCCGAGCGTTCGTCACCGGCGATCTGGACGTGCGTGGCGATCTCACCGAGGCACTGCGGCGGTGCCGGGCACTCGCGCGGCGCGAGGGTGTGACCGTCCCACGGTTCGGCCCCGGGCACTTGTGGGGGTTGCTCCGGGACGCCGCCGTGCTGGGAGCTCTCGGCCCCCGTCCCGACCCTCCCGGCAGTGAGGCACGGCCCACCGGCAGGCTGCACAGCAGACGACGCGATTCCCAGGTCATCGCGCATCACTACGACCTGGGCAACGAGTTCTACGGGCTGTTGCTCGATCCCAGGATGGCCTATTCCTGCGGCTACTGGCCCGACGACGGCACCGAGCGCACGTTGGCGGCCGCACAGGAGGCCAAGCTCGACCTGATCTGCCGCAAGCTCGGTCTGGACAGCGGCACCCGCCTGCTCGACGTCGGTTGTGGTTGGGGTTCGCTGCTGCTCTACGCGGCCGAGCACTACGGTGTCTCCGCTACCGGCGTGACCCTCTCTGCGCAGCAGGCCGATCACGTCCGACGGCGCGCACACGAACTCGGGCTGGCGGAGCTGGTCGAGGTCCGGCGTTGCGACTACCGCGAGCTGGCGGTGCCCGACTCCGGCGATTACGACGCGGTGGCCTCGGTGGAGATGGGTGAACACGTGGGTTCGACCAACTATCCGGATTTCGTCGCCACCCTGCACCGCATGCTCCGGCCCGGCGGCAGGCTGCTGCTGCAGCAGATGTCGCGCGGTGATTCGGCACCCGGCGGTGGTGCCTTCATCGAGTCCTACATCGCGCCGGACATGAACATGGTTCCGATCGGTACGACGCTGTGGAAGCTGGAACGGGCCGGTTTCGAGGTTCGCGATGTCCAGGCTATGCGCGAGCACTACGTGTACACGGTTCGGGCCTGGTTGCGGACCCTGCTCGACCGGTGGGACGAGGTGATCGCGCTGGCGGGTACGGAACAGGCCAGGGTGTGGTGGCTGTACCTGGCAGGCGGCGGGCTGGCCTTCGAGGAGAACCGGATGGGAGTGCACCAGATTCTCGGGGTGCGTCCCCGCGAGGACGGTTCGATCGACGACGGCACCCTCGCGTTGTCCGAGGTCCGGCGTTGA
- a CDS encoding steroid 5-alpha reductase family enzyme (product_source=COG3752; cog=COG3752; pfam=PF06966; superfamily=47203; transmembrane_helix_parts=Outside_1_4,TMhelix_5_27,Inside_28_38,TMhelix_39_61,Outside_62_70,TMhelix_71_90,Inside_91_110,TMhelix_111_133,Outside_134_147,TMhelix_148_170,Inside_171_204,TMhelix_205_227,Outside_228_273): protein MTPGAVSGVLAIGLGVAWATVTVTFLVARVRNRYDTIDTAWGAGFALIAVCALALVRPVFGDSEQPGVAGWLATVLTVVWGVRLALHLHLRNRAKPEDPRYREMLAKARRFPVGRMYFRVYLTQALVMWFVALPVQLAQFGGSARHPLSAAVLWVGVFVWLVGFAFETVGDEQLRRFRNRPENSGAVLRTGLWRYTRHPNYFGDACVWWGLYLIACYYQVGVLTLLSPVLMTWLLARGSGKPLLERDIVERRPDYADYVRRTSGFVPLPPKRD from the coding sequence TTGACCCCGGGTGCCGTGTCCGGTGTGCTCGCGATCGGGCTGGGTGTGGCGTGGGCCACGGTCACCGTCACGTTCCTGGTAGCGCGGGTGCGGAATCGCTACGACACCATCGACACCGCCTGGGGTGCCGGGTTCGCGCTGATCGCGGTGTGCGCACTGGCACTGGTCCGGCCGGTGTTCGGGGACTCGGAGCAGCCCGGGGTGGCGGGGTGGCTCGCCACGGTGCTCACCGTCGTGTGGGGGGTGCGGTTGGCGCTGCACCTGCACCTGCGCAATCGGGCCAAGCCGGAGGATCCCCGTTACCGGGAGATGCTCGCCAAGGCGCGCCGGTTCCCGGTCGGGCGGATGTACTTCCGGGTGTATCTCACCCAGGCCCTGGTGATGTGGTTCGTCGCCCTTCCGGTGCAGCTCGCCCAGTTCGGCGGTTCCGCCCGGCACCCCTTGTCGGCGGCGGTGCTCTGGGTGGGGGTGTTCGTCTGGCTGGTGGGGTTCGCGTTCGAGACCGTCGGCGACGAGCAGTTGCGCAGGTTCCGGAACCGGCCGGAGAACTCGGGGGCGGTGCTTCGCACGGGGCTGTGGCGCTACACGCGCCACCCCAACTACTTCGGCGACGCCTGCGTCTGGTGGGGGCTGTACCTGATCGCCTGCTATTACCAGGTCGGCGTTCTCACGCTGCTGTCCCCCGTGCTGATGACCTGGTTGTTGGCCCGGGGCAGCGGCAAACCGTTGCTGGAGCGCGACATCGTCGAACGTCGGCCGGACTACGCGGACTACGTCCGGCGAACCAGCGGGTTCGTGCCCCTGCCACCGAAGCGGGATTGA
- a CDS encoding undecaprenyl-diphosphatase (product_source=KO:K19302; cath_funfam=1.20.144.10; cog=COG0671; ko=KO:K19302; pfam=PF01569; smart=SM00014; superfamily=48317; transmembrane_helix_parts=Inside_1_33,TMhelix_34_56,Outside_57_91,TMhelix_92_114,Inside_115_125,TMhelix_126_148,Outside_149_167,TMhelix_168_187,Inside_188_193,TMhelix_194_213,Outside_214_222,TMhelix_223_242,Inside_243_277) — MTMAPTGESPRSGDGYNPEERLTESHASWRDLASWYPWFTPVLGLLLVVAGINVFGELAEQVYEHGAILGLDRRLLEMIAELRTPTVIAAFNIITHLGEGAVVFSVAVIGAVWLGTSTRGWSRPMLLVLTSTGTALTVFLLKLTIARPRPVPAPNALTEDSFAFPSGHSAHSAAVYLMLAILLLGVLRGRWSRAGVVGLGVLLVLITGFSRLVLGVHSPSDVVAGWILGGIFTIGLVSVHTLSSRLAPLRSRLVERAKRTDRGREADPREEDRRHET; from the coding sequence ATGACAATGGCCCCCACCGGCGAGAGCCCGCGCTCCGGTGACGGGTACAACCCCGAGGAACGTCTCACCGAGTCGCACGCGAGCTGGCGTGACCTCGCGAGTTGGTACCCCTGGTTCACCCCCGTGCTTGGGCTGTTACTCGTGGTGGCCGGGATCAACGTGTTCGGCGAGCTCGCGGAACAGGTCTACGAGCACGGCGCGATCCTCGGGCTGGACCGTCGGCTACTGGAGATGATCGCCGAACTGCGCACTCCCACCGTGATCGCGGCGTTCAACATCATCACTCACCTGGGCGAGGGAGCGGTGGTGTTCTCCGTGGCGGTCATCGGCGCCGTCTGGTTGGGAACCAGCACCCGCGGTTGGAGTCGTCCGATGCTGTTGGTGCTGACCTCCACCGGAACAGCGCTGACGGTTTTCCTGCTCAAACTCACCATCGCGCGCCCCAGACCGGTTCCGGCCCCCAACGCGCTCACCGAGGACAGCTTCGCCTTCCCTTCCGGGCACTCCGCCCATTCCGCGGCGGTCTACCTGATGCTGGCGATTCTGCTGCTGGGAGTGCTGCGCGGGCGCTGGTCACGCGCGGGTGTCGTGGGACTGGGCGTACTGCTGGTGCTGATCACCGGGTTCTCCCGACTCGTGCTGGGCGTGCACTCCCCCTCCGACGTCGTGGCGGGCTGGATCCTGGGAGGGATTTTCACGATCGGTCTCGTCAGCGTCCATACCCTGTCATCGCGGCTGGCACCGCTGCGTTCCAGGCTGGTGGAACGCGCGAAACGAACCGATCGGGGACGGGAGGCCGATCCTCGCGAGGAGGATCGGCGCCACGAAACGTGA
- a CDS encoding lipoprotein-anchoring transpeptidase ErfK/SrfK (product_source=COG1376; cath_funfam=2.40.440.10; cog=COG1376; pfam=PF03734; superfamily=109709,141523), which translates to MVALLVAGCGTGAGGDSRTQTSGSESSSTGPPAIEFTPKSGASSASPVDDVGARAKNATFTEVVMTNASGEKVESSLEDDGRGWSVQEPLGYGKTYEVVAKATGADGEKLTERSRFTTLTPENLTYVSMNPLDGQTVGVGQPLAFYFSEDAPAPVRERAEKAIDISTDPKVKGEFYWFDDREVHWRPKEYWEPGTEITVDVNIYGKDLGNGVYGESDRHATVKIGDEVIVRADAASHRMKVTVNGELERTIPVSLGRPSYPSHNGTHVVMRKHDTYMMDSTTYGLGLDEGGYRTEVEWAVRISNGGEFLHAAPWSVGDQGERNVSHGCINMSTADAKWVYGLLKKGDVVEVTNSKGGELASWDGFGDWQVPWSEWTSGNS; encoded by the coding sequence TTGGTCGCGTTACTGGTCGCCGGTTGCGGTACGGGGGCCGGTGGTGACTCCCGCACCCAGACCTCGGGTTCGGAGTCGAGCAGCACCGGCCCGCCCGCGATCGAGTTCACCCCGAAGTCGGGAGCCTCGTCCGCCTCCCCGGTGGATGATGTCGGGGCCCGGGCGAAGAATGCCACGTTCACCGAGGTCGTGATGACCAACGCCTCCGGTGAGAAGGTCGAGAGCTCGCTCGAGGACGACGGCCGAGGTTGGTCGGTCCAGGAGCCGCTCGGCTACGGCAAGACCTACGAGGTGGTGGCGAAGGCCACCGGCGCGGACGGCGAGAAACTGACCGAACGCTCCCGGTTCACCACGCTGACCCCCGAGAACCTCACCTACGTGTCCATGAACCCGCTCGACGGGCAAACCGTGGGTGTCGGTCAGCCCCTGGCGTTCTACTTCAGCGAGGACGCGCCCGCTCCCGTCAGGGAACGCGCCGAGAAGGCCATCGACATCAGTACCGACCCGAAGGTCAAGGGCGAGTTCTACTGGTTCGACGACCGCGAGGTGCACTGGCGTCCCAAGGAGTACTGGGAACCGGGCACCGAGATCACCGTCGACGTCAACATATACGGCAAGGACCTCGGCAACGGTGTCTACGGCGAGTCCGACCGCCACGCCACCGTGAAGATCGGTGACGAGGTGATCGTGCGTGCCGACGCGGCCTCCCACCGGATGAAGGTCACGGTCAACGGCGAGCTCGAACGCACGATTCCGGTCTCGCTGGGACGCCCCTCCTACCCATCGCACAACGGCACGCACGTGGTGATGCGCAAGCACGACACCTATATGATGGATTCGACCACCTACGGCCTGGGGCTGGACGAGGGTGGCTACCGCACCGAGGTCGAGTGGGCCGTACGGATCTCCAACGGCGGTGAGTTCCTGCACGCCGCCCCCTGGTCGGTCGGGGACCAGGGCGAGCGCAATGTCAGCCACGGCTGCATCAACATGAGCACCGCCGACGCGAAGTGGGTCTACGGCCTGCTCAAGAAGGGCGACGTCGTCGAGGTGACCAACTCCAAGGGCGGGGAATTGGCTTCCTGGGACGGCTTCGGCGACTGGCAGGTTCCGTGGAGCGAGTGGACCAGTGGCAACAGCTGA
- a CDS encoding hypothetical protein (product_source=Hypo-rule applied): MGSGNAEVDRHGWIHDSAVRDAACLTLVRGTDVFRVARAFGADPTRGRHWNFEEFCEESFACADKQSLIGLRRVGEWTLVAEESRFEGIRHGVLAEASSGGELVSVYWDVGGSGGFAHAVGGQLRTFFEPVLPEYRSGTRPDDLESLRVGLPWHEAERVPLMLALSARVTGCVPDPEWFVGQFLTCPVVGTGGNVVLGPASHQIGSLFHGSAGWRV; this comes from the coding sequence GTGGGTAGCGGGAACGCGGAAGTCGATCGGCACGGTTGGATCCACGACAGCGCCGTACGGGACGCGGCGTGCCTGACCCTGGTTCGGGGAACCGATGTGTTCCGGGTGGCACGAGCCTTCGGCGCCGATCCGACCCGGGGCAGACACTGGAACTTCGAGGAGTTCTGCGAGGAGTCCTTCGCCTGTGCGGACAAGCAGTCCCTGATCGGTCTCCGCCGGGTGGGCGAGTGGACACTCGTCGCCGAGGAGAGCCGTTTCGAGGGGATCCGGCACGGGGTGCTCGCCGAGGCCAGTTCCGGCGGCGAACTGGTCTCGGTGTACTGGGACGTCGGTGGTTCCGGTGGATTCGCCCACGCCGTGGGCGGCCAGTTGCGCACCTTCTTCGAACCTGTGCTTCCCGAGTACCGCTCCGGAACCCGCCCGGACGATCTGGAGTCGTTACGCGTCGGGCTACCCTGGCACGAGGCGGAGCGTGTTCCGCTCATGCTGGCGCTGTCGGCGCGTGTCACGGGATGCGTGCCCGACCCGGAGTGGTTCGTCGGACAGTTCCTGACCTGCCCGGTGGTGGGAACGGGCGGGAACGTGGTTCTCGGTCCCGCCTCCCACCAGATCGGTTCGCTGTTCCACGGTTCGGCGGGATGGAGAGTTTGA
- a CDS encoding hypothetical protein (product_source=Hypo-rule applied) has protein sequence MGLLRRLFGLERRAAEATSRVGDESAEAARRAELFWRRWEELLPRVGSALGDGVPQRVDHQLAEAVGLLHPRLNFSIERGSEAIYALVITAQADPELRVYTDAWKAAAPAADSLWEYHDAVPPVPDPREVTVTLRGKRYPLDEVRVAAQFDNTRNLIDVAVYHPGFSELADEEREALTFLPLHAALGEKLAADRIGRVETADLLPANAVDLVAFRERVRAFDIGETDSAEPDTEQ, from the coding sequence ATGGGGTTGCTGCGTCGGCTGTTCGGGCTCGAACGGCGGGCCGCGGAAGCGACGTCGCGGGTGGGGGACGAGTCCGCCGAGGCCGCTCGCCGTGCGGAGCTGTTCTGGCGCCGCTGGGAAGAGCTACTGCCGCGGGTGGGCTCCGCGTTGGGTGACGGTGTGCCGCAACGTGTCGACCACCAGCTCGCGGAAGCGGTCGGGCTGCTGCATCCGAGACTGAACTTCTCGATCGAGCGCGGCAGCGAGGCCATCTACGCCTTGGTGATCACCGCCCAGGCGGATCCCGAACTGCGGGTATACACCGATGCCTGGAAGGCGGCCGCGCCCGCCGCCGATTCACTGTGGGAGTACCACGACGCGGTGCCTCCGGTCCCCGATCCGAGGGAAGTCACCGTCACCCTCCGTGGCAAGCGCTACCCGCTGGATGAGGTGCGTGTCGCTGCGCAGTTCGACAACACCAGGAACCTGATCGACGTCGCGGTCTACCACCCCGGCTTCTCCGAGCTGGCCGATGAGGAACGGGAGGCGTTGACCTTCCTGCCGTTGCACGCCGCGCTGGGGGAGAAGTTGGCGGCCGATCGCATCGGCAGGGTCGAGACGGCCGACCTGCTTCCCGCCAACGCGGTCGATCTGGTCGCGTTCCGTGAGCGGGTTCGTGCTTTCGATATCGGGGAGACCGATTCCGCCGAACCGGACACCGAGCAGTAG
- a CDS encoding DNA ligase (NAD+) (product_source=KO:K01972; cath_funfam=1.10.150.20,1.10.287.610,2.40.50.140,3.30.470.30,3.40.50.10190; cog=COG0272; ko=KO:K01972; pfam=PF00533,PF01653,PF03119,PF03120,PF12826; smart=SM00278,SM00292,SM00532; superfamily=47781,50249,52113,56091; tigrfam=TIGR00575): MTRERTHEHAAPDAAVSRETEPSGSRAEEAGVEKSGAEPAPDERAEGLEDVPRETRKRHDELVEQVRFHQFRYYVLDAPVITDGEFDELFVELQRLEDEHPALRTPDSPTQEVGGTFSTEFTAVDHLERMLSLDNAFDISELTTWVNRVERETGSHPAFLCEPKIDGLAVNLLYRDGRLERALTRGDGRTGEDVTLNVRTMRDVPDRLTGGADYPVPELVEIRGEVYFRLDEFAELNASLVEAGKTAFANPRNGAAGSLRQKDPRISKQRPLRLICHGLGRREGFEPPTQSAAYEALRTWGLPVSPHTVVLSSLEQLTEHVRYWGEQRHEADHEIDGIVIKIDDVVLQRRLGTTSRAPRWSIAYKYPPEQATTELVAIRVNVGRTGRVTPFAEMKPVKVAGSTVSMATLHNADEVRRKGVLVGDRVVIRKAGDVIPEVLGPVVDARDGDEYPFVMPETCPECGWTLYRQKETDVDIRCPNARSCPAQLRERLFHLAGRGAFDIEVLGYESAAALLEAGVVVDEGDVFLLDEDKLLRTEQFRAKDGSLTANGAKLLTSLENAKQQPLWRVLVALSIRFVGPTAAQALAREFGSVDAIDAAAEEDLAAVDGVGETIAGAVREWFTVDWHREVVDKWRAAGVRMADERDTSVPRNLEGLSIVVTGSLPTYSRDETKEWIMNRGGRAAGSVSKKTAFVVVGDAPGSKYDKAVQLGVPVLDEEGFRVLLEQGPEAAAEMALQPE; the protein is encoded by the coding sequence GTGACCAGGGAACGCACGCACGAGCACGCCGCACCGGACGCCGCCGTTTCGCGGGAGACGGAACCTTCGGGCTCCCGGGCCGAAGAGGCCGGGGTCGAAAAGTCCGGGGCCGAGCCTGCGCCCGACGAACGGGCCGAGGGGCTCGAGGACGTCCCGCGTGAGACGAGGAAGCGGCACGACGAGCTGGTGGAGCAGGTGCGTTTTCACCAGTTCCGGTACTACGTGCTCGACGCTCCGGTGATCACCGACGGGGAGTTCGACGAGCTGTTCGTCGAGTTGCAGCGGCTGGAGGACGAACACCCGGCGTTGCGCACCCCGGACTCCCCGACCCAGGAGGTCGGCGGCACCTTCTCGACGGAGTTCACCGCCGTCGACCACCTGGAACGGATGCTGAGTCTGGACAATGCCTTCGACATCTCCGAACTCACGACCTGGGTGAACCGCGTCGAACGGGAGACCGGTAGCCACCCCGCCTTCCTCTGCGAACCCAAGATCGACGGACTGGCCGTCAACCTGCTCTACCGCGACGGCAGGCTGGAACGGGCGCTGACCCGAGGGGACGGCAGGACCGGCGAGGACGTGACGCTCAACGTGCGCACCATGCGGGACGTGCCGGACCGGCTGACCGGCGGCGCGGACTACCCGGTCCCGGAACTGGTCGAGATCAGGGGCGAGGTGTACTTCCGGCTCGACGAGTTCGCCGAACTCAACGCCTCGCTGGTGGAGGCGGGCAAAACCGCCTTCGCGAATCCGCGCAACGGTGCCGCCGGTTCGTTGCGGCAGAAGGATCCGCGGATCAGCAAGCAGCGCCCGCTCCGGCTGATCTGCCACGGCCTCGGTAGGCGGGAGGGGTTCGAGCCCCCCACTCAGTCGGCGGCCTACGAGGCGCTGCGCACCTGGGGCCTGCCGGTGTCCCCGCACACCGTGGTGCTCTCCTCGCTGGAGCAACTGACCGAGCACGTTCGTTACTGGGGAGAGCAGCGGCACGAGGCGGACCACGAGATCGACGGCATCGTCATCAAGATCGACGACGTGGTCCTGCAGCGCAGGCTCGGCACCACCTCCCGCGCCCCCCGTTGGTCCATCGCGTACAAGTACCCGCCGGAACAGGCCACCACCGAGCTGGTCGCCATCCGGGTCAACGTCGGCCGTACCGGGCGGGTCACCCCGTTCGCGGAGATGAAGCCGGTGAAGGTGGCAGGTTCCACGGTGTCGATGGCCACGCTGCACAACGCCGACGAGGTGCGTCGCAAGGGTGTGCTGGTCGGCGACCGGGTGGTGATCCGCAAGGCCGGTGACGTCATCCCGGAGGTGCTGGGGCCGGTGGTCGATGCCCGGGACGGCGACGAGTACCCGTTCGTGATGCCGGAGACCTGTCCGGAGTGCGGGTGGACGCTGTACCGGCAGAAGGAGACCGACGTCGACATCCGCTGCCCCAACGCGCGTTCCTGCCCGGCACAGCTTCGCGAGCGGTTGTTCCACCTGGCGGGGCGGGGAGCGTTCGACATCGAGGTGCTCGGCTACGAGTCGGCCGCCGCGCTGCTCGAGGCCGGGGTCGTCGTCGACGAGGGGGACGTTTTCCTGCTCGACGAGGACAAACTGCTGCGTACCGAGCAGTTCCGGGCCAAGGACGGGAGTCTGACGGCCAACGGGGCGAAACTGCTCACCAGTCTGGAGAACGCCAAGCAGCAGCCGCTCTGGCGGGTGCTGGTCGCACTGTCCATCCGGTTCGTCGGCCCGACCGCCGCGCAGGCACTGGCGCGCGAGTTCGGGTCCGTCGACGCGATCGACGCGGCGGCGGAGGAGGATCTCGCGGCCGTGGACGGCGTGGGGGAGACCATCGCCGGTGCCGTGCGGGAGTGGTTCACCGTCGACTGGCACCGCGAAGTGGTCGACAAGTGGCGTGCCGCCGGGGTTCGGATGGCCGACGAGCGTGACACCTCCGTGCCGCGCAACCTGGAAGGGTTGTCGATCGTGGTGACGGGTTCGTTGCCCACCTACTCGCGGGACGAGACCAAGGAGTGGATCATGAACCGGGGCGGGCGTGCCGCCGGTTCCGTGTCGAAGAAGACCGCTTTCGTGGTGGTGGGCGATGCCCCCGGCTCCAAGTACGACAAGGCGGTCCAACTCGGTGTCCCCGTGCTGGACGAGGAGGGATTTCGGGTGCTGCTGGAGCAGGGGCCGGAGGCCGCGGCCGAGATGGCACTACAGCCGGAGTAG
- a CDS encoding GNAT superfamily N-acetyltransferase (product_source=COG0454; cath_funfam=3.40.630.30; cog=COG0454; pfam=PF00583; superfamily=55729): protein MESVTIRRALPAEFDTVGELTARAYLEGGHIPAENTHYLTSLRDAADRAAKAELLVAVHGDKVCGTVTVARHGSEYTELARPGELEFRMLAVAPEAAGSGVGAALVDRVIELAAAESWERVVLYSNRSMTVAHRLYERKGFHRLPEHDWEPFPAVRLLAYALDQAR from the coding sequence ATGGAGAGCGTGACCATCAGACGGGCGCTGCCGGCCGAGTTCGACACCGTCGGTGAGCTGACGGCGCGTGCCTACCTGGAGGGCGGGCACATTCCCGCCGAGAACACGCACTACCTCACGTCGCTCCGCGACGCCGCCGACCGCGCCGCCAAGGCGGAACTGCTCGTGGCGGTGCACGGCGACAAGGTGTGCGGCACGGTGACGGTGGCCCGCCACGGCAGCGAGTACACCGAGCTCGCGCGTCCCGGCGAACTGGAGTTCCGGATGTTGGCCGTGGCCCCGGAAGCAGCGGGCAGCGGTGTGGGTGCCGCTCTGGTCGACCGGGTGATCGAGCTGGCGGCCGCGGAGTCCTGGGAGCGGGTCGTGTTGTACAGCAACCGGTCCATGACGGTCGCGCACCGGTTGTACGAGCGGAAGGGATTCCACCGCCTTCCCGAGCACGACTGGGAGCCGTTCCCGGCCGTCAGGTTGCTCGCCTACGCCCTTGATCAGGCCCGGTGA
- a CDS encoding hypothetical protein (product_source=Hypo-rule applied; superfamily=55021), with product MSFLIRVQVPDRPGALGSVASALGEIEADILSVDVVERSSEAAIDDLIVELPSGRLPDVLITAAESVEGVRVDAVRPYAGILDTHRELELVEEIAAEPARGLQLFAEGVPRIIRSGWAMIFGNRAGGAEHLAASTSAPEDEYLRLPWMPLPRATVLDGDESWVPDTWRELGTELAATPIGKPDLVLLAGRPGGPMFRTSEVARLAHLAGIVSVVLDG from the coding sequence GTGTCCTTCCTCATCCGGGTCCAGGTTCCGGACCGTCCCGGCGCACTCGGGTCGGTGGCGAGCGCGCTGGGCGAGATCGAGGCCGACATCCTCAGCGTGGATGTGGTCGAGCGGAGCAGCGAGGCCGCCATCGACGACCTCATCGTGGAGCTTCCCTCCGGAAGGCTGCCGGACGTGCTGATCACGGCCGCGGAGTCGGTGGAAGGCGTTCGTGTGGACGCGGTGCGGCCCTATGCCGGCATACTGGACACCCATCGCGAGCTGGAGCTGGTCGAGGAGATCGCCGCGGAACCGGCGCGGGGACTCCAGCTGTTCGCCGAGGGCGTACCCCGGATCATTCGCTCGGGATGGGCGATGATCTTCGGTAACCGCGCGGGCGGGGCGGAGCACCTGGCGGCCAGCACATCGGCCCCGGAGGACGAGTACCTGCGGTTACCGTGGATGCCGTTACCCAGGGCCACCGTGCTGGACGGGGACGAGTCCTGGGTACCGGACACCTGGAGGGAACTGGGCACCGAGCTGGCGGCCACGCCGATAGGCAAACCCGACCTGGTGCTGCTGGCAGGCAGGCCGGGCGGGCCGATGTTTCGCACCTCCGAGGTCGCCCGGCTGGCGCACCTGGCGGGCATCGTCTCGGTGGTGCTGGACGGCTGA
- a CDS encoding aspartyl-tRNA(Asn)/glutamyl-tRNA(Gln) amidotransferase subunit C (product_source=KO:K02435; cath_funfam=3.30.479.20; cog=COG0721; ko=KO:K02435; pfam=PF02686; superfamily=141000; tigrfam=TIGR00135), producing the protein MSTISRDEVAHLAGLARLAVSEEELDTFAGQLDVILDSVARVGEVAADEIPPTSHAVPVTNVFRTDEVRDGLSRGEALAGAPATEENRFRVPRILNEEA; encoded by the coding sequence TTGTCCACGATTTCCCGTGACGAGGTGGCTCACCTCGCCGGCCTCGCCCGGCTGGCCGTATCCGAGGAGGAGCTCGACACGTTCGCAGGCCAGTTGGACGTGATCCTCGATTCGGTAGCCAGGGTCGGCGAAGTGGCCGCCGACGAGATACCGCCCACGTCCCACGCGGTACCGGTCACCAACGTTTTCCGAACGGACGAGGTGCGCGACGGGCTGTCCCGCGGGGAAGCACTCGCCGGGGCGCCCGCCACCGAGGAAAACAGGTTCCGAGTACCCAGGATTCTCAACGAGGAGGCGTGA